One segment of Salvelinus alpinus chromosome 1, SLU_Salpinus.1, whole genome shotgun sequence DNA contains the following:
- the LOC139576852 gene encoding transcription factor Sox-10-like has protein sequence MSGEEQSLSELEMSPGVSDDGHSLSPGHSSSAAGGGDSPLPGPQPQLTGVGDDALSDVAGGISIKSDEDDDRFPIGIREAVSQVLNGYDWTLVPMPVRVNSGSKSKPHVKRPMNAFMVWAQAARRKLADQYPHLHNAELSKTLGKLWRLLNESDKKPFIEEAERLRKQHKKDYPEYKYQPRRRKNGKPGSGSEADGHSEGEVSQSHYKSLHLDVAAHVRGAGSPLADGHHLHTAGQSHSPPTPPTTPKTELQSGKSGDGKREGGGASGSRGGMGVGAEGGSGSGSGKPHIDFGNVDIGEISHEVMANMEPFDVNEFDQYLPPNGHPGIGQSAGSAAAAGSSASPYAYGISSALAVASGHSAAWLSKQHQQHHASPLGSDPSKAQIKSEAGSGGHFAEASSGGSHVTYTPLSLPHYSSAFPSLASRAQFAEYADHQASGSYYAHSSQASGLYSAFSYMGPSQRPLYTAITDPSSVPQSHSPTHWEQPVYTTLSRP, from the exons ATGTCGGGAGAGGAGCAGAGTTTATCTGAGTTAGAAATGAGTCCAGGGGTGTCGGACGACGGTCACTCCTTGTCACCGGGTCACTCCTCCAGTGCAGCAGGCGGAGGAGACTCACCCCTGCCCGGACCGCAGCCCCAGCTGACGGGGGTCGGCGACGACGCCCTATCCGATGTAGCTGGCGGGATTTCCATCAAGTCCGATGAAGACGATGATCGCTTTCCTATTGGTATCCGCGAGGCAGTGAGCCAGGTGCTGAACGGCTACGACTGGACACTCGTACCTATGCCTGTGCGTGTAAACTCCGGCAGCAAAAGCAAGCCGCACGTGAAAAGGCCTATGAACGCCTTCATGGTGTGGGCACAGGCCGCACGGAGAAAACTGGCAGACCAGTATCCCCACCTCCACAACGCTGAGCTCAGCAAAACCCTCGGGAAACTATGGAG GCTCTTGAATGAGAGTGATAAGAAGCCTTTCATCGAGGAGGCGGAGAGGCTGAGGAAGCAGCACAAGAAGGACTACCCGGAGTACAAGTACCAGCCACGCCGCCGCAAGAACGGCAAACCCGGCTCCGGCTCTGAAGCTGACGGCCACTCGGAGGGTGAGGTCAGCCAATCGCACTACAAGAGCCTCCACCTGGACGTGGCTGCCCACGTCAGGGGGGCGGGGTCTCCTCTGGCTGATGGACACCACCTACATACTGCAG GCCAGAGCCACAGCCCTCCtacaccacccaccacccccAAGACGGAGCTCCAGTCTGGGAAGTCGGGCGATGGGAAGCGGGAGGGTGGTGGAGCAAGTGGCTCCCGTGGGGGAATGGGGGTAGGAGCGGAAGGTGGCTCTGGATCAGGGTCAGGCAAACCACACATTGATTTCGGCAACGTGGACATCGGTGAGATCAGCCACGAGGTGATggccaacatggagccctttgaTGTGAACGAGTTTGACCAGTACCTGCCCCCCAATGGGCACCCGGGGATTGGACAGAGTGCTGGGTCAGCGGCAGCAGCAGGGTCCTCTGCATCTCCCTATGCCTACGGTATCTCCTCTGCCCTGGCCGTGGCCAGTGGACACTCTGCGGCGTGGCTATCCAAGCAGCACCAGCAGCATCATGCCTCACCTCTGGGCTCCGACCCCTCCAAGGCCCAGATTAAGAGTGAGGCCGGCTCGGGGGGACACTTTGCCGAAGCATCCTCAGGGGGTTCCCATGTCACCTACACTCCCCTCAGCCTGCCCCACTACAGCTCTGCTTTCCCCTCACTGGCCTCCAGGGCCCAGTTTGCAGAGTATGCTGACCACCAGGCCTCGGGATCCTACTACGCCCACTCCAGCCAGGCCTCAGGGCTGTACTCTGCCTTCTCCTACATGGGGCCCTCGCAGAggcccctgtatacagccatcaCTGACCCATCCAGCGTGCCACAGTCACACAGCCCCACGCACTGGGAGCAGCCGGTCTACACCACCCTGTCGCGGCCCTGA
- the LOC139576886 gene encoding DNA-directed RNA polymerases I, II, and III subunit RPABC2-like, protein MSDNEGDFDDGDFDDAEEDEGLDDLENVEDEDRENVKILPAGEGSQANQKRITTQYMTKYERARVLGTRALQIAMCAPVMVELEGETDPLQIAMKELKCRKIPIIIRRYLPDGSYEDWGCDELIITD, encoded by the exons ATGTCCGACAACGAAGGAGA TTTTGATGATGGAGACTTTGATGACGCTGAAGAGGATGAGGGATTGGATGACCTGGAAAACGTTGAAGAT GAGGACCGAGAGAATGTGAAGATCCTGCCTGCAGGGGAGGGGTCGCAGGCCAACCAGAAGAGGATCACAACTCAATACATGACCAAATATGAAAGGGCCAGGGTGCTGGGGACACGCGCCCTCCAGATAGC GATGTGTGCCCCAGTCATGGTGgagctggagggagagacagaccctCTGCAAATTGCCATGAAAGAGCTAAA GTGCAGGAAGATCCCCATCATCATCCGGCGGTACCTTCCTGATGGCAGTTATGAAGATTGGGGCTGCGACGAGCTCATCATTACAGACTGA
- the LOC139576892 gene encoding MICAL-like protein 1: RSRDTANSDNRNTHCNSRQRFGFCKPWTASSCTQTGVRLHPSSSCTQNLCRTAPLFLQVCKENPFNRKVSPSEFPKSKPAPGHGFPLIKRTVQTDNYVPVEELQVELGELEKRMDRLEPRGVEMERSLRDCQNDQEEEDMLVDWFTLIHEKQMLVRRDAELVYMAKQHNLEERQADVEYELRCLLNKPECKWSKDDRYRDQQLMEELVTIIEQRNHIINSLDQDRQSEKEEYVQFSMIKKKDLKKESGKDLKTLRAKFKPMKMLSHKDSKSKGSLKKNN, translated from the exons AGAAGCAGGGACACGGCCAATTCAGACAACAGAAACactcactgtaactccagacagcggTTCGGCTTCTGCAAGCCCTGGACGGCCAGCTCCTGCACCCAGACGGGTGTTAGACTCCACCCCTCCTCGTCCTGCACCCAGAACCTGTGCAGGACAGCCCCCTTGTTTCTG CAGGTATGTAAGGAGAACCCTTTCAATCGTAAAGTCTCCCCCTCTGAGTTCCCCAAATCCAAGCCTGCCCCTGGACATGGCTTCCCCCTCATCAAGAGGACG GTGCAGACAGACAACTATGTCCCAGTGGAGGAGCTGCAGGTGGAGCTGGGGGAGCTGGAGAAACGAATGGACAGGCTGGAGCCgagaggggtggagatggagagaagctTGAGAGACTGCCAGAATG ACCaggaagaggaggacatgttGGTGGACTGGTTCACTCTAATACATGAGAAACAAATGCTTGTGCGCAGGGACGCAGAGCTGGTATACAT GGCCAAGCAACATAATTTagaggagagacaggcagacGTGGAATATGAACTGAGATGTCTCCTCAACAAACCAG AGTGTAAGTGGAGTAAGGATGACCGTTATAGGGACCAGCAGTTGATGGAGGAGCTTGTCACCATCATTGAACAGAGGaaccacatcatcaacagcttggatcaggacaggcaaag TGAAAAAGAAGAATATGTTCAGTTTTCCATGATCAAGAAGAAAG atttaaaaaaagagtCTGGGAAAGACCTGAAGACGTTAAGAGCAAAGTTCAAGCCCATGAAGATGCTGAGTCATAAAGACTCTAAGAGCAAAGGCTCTCTAAAGAAGAATAACTGA